In a genomic window of Punica granatum isolate Tunisia-2019 chromosome 6, ASM765513v2, whole genome shotgun sequence:
- the LOC116210584 gene encoding L-ascorbate oxidase homolog, translating to MGRLAIALLLCLSAGNAVVQAEDPYIFFTWNVTYGTISPLGVPQQGILINGQFPGPNINSTTNNNIVLNIYNHLDEPFLITWHGVQQRKNSWQDGTLGTNCPIPPGQNYTYHFQVKDQIGTYFYFPTTAMHRAAGGFGGLRINSRLLIPVPYPDPEDDYTVLIGDWYSKSHTQLRSFLDSGRALGRPDGVLINGKSNKGKGKDKDKPLFTMKPGKTYKYRICNVGLKNSLNFRFQGHKMKLVEMEGSHTVQNIYDSLDVHVGQCYAVLVTADQAPKDYYVVASTRFTKTMLTTTAVISYTNGKGPASPDIPEAPVGWAWSLNQFRTFRWNLTASAARPNPQGSYHYGQINITRTIKLINSAGKVNGKLRYAINGVSHTEPDTPLKLAEYYEVPNKVFKYDIIPDSPPQTIGAKITTEPNVANLTHRNYIEIILENHEKSLQSWHLGGYSFFAVAIEPGRWTPDKRKNYNNLDAVSRHTIQVFPKSWAAIMTTFDNCGMWNLRSELIERRYLGQQMYFSVVSPERSLLDEYNMPDNALLCGIVKDMPKPAPYTI from the exons ATGGGACGGTTAGCGATCGCGCTGCTACTCTGCCTCTCAGCAGGGAATGCTGTAGTTCAGGCTGAAGACCCTTATATTTTCTTCACGTGGAACGTGACGTATGGCACCATCTCCCCGTTGGGCGTCCCCCAGCAGGGCATCCTCATCAACGGCCAATTCCCGGGCCCCAACATCAACTCCACGACCAATAACAACATCGTCTTGAACATCTATAACCATCTAGACGAGCCTTTCTTGATTACATG GCATGGAGTGCAGCAGAGGAAGAATTCCTGGCAAGACGGGACTCTAGGAACTAATTGCCCGATTCCTCCCGGACAGAACTACACGTACCATTTCCAGGTCAAGGATCAGATTGGGACGTACTTCTACTTCCCAACCACTGCCATGCACCGTGCAGCCGGTGGCTTCGGAGGCCTCCGGATAAACAGCCGTCTGCTCATTCCGGTCCCTTACCCTGATCCTGAGGATGACTACACCGTCCTCATCGGTGACTGGTACTCCAAGTCACACACCCAGCTCAGGAGCTTCCTGGACAGCGGGCGTGCACTGGGCCGGCCGGATGGTGTCCTCATCAATGGAAAATCCAACAAGGGCAAGGGCAAGGACAAGGACAAGCCGCTCTTCACCATGAAGCCCGGAAAGACTTACAAGTACCGGATCTGCAACGTCGGGCTCAAGAATTCACTCAATTTCAGGTTCCAGGGCCACAAGATGAAGCTGGTGGAGATGGAGGGATCTCACACTGTCCAGAATATTTACGACTCTCTCGACGTGCACGTTGGCCAGTGCTATGCGGTGCTCGTGACTGCTGATCAGGCACCCAAAGACTATTACGTGGTGGCCTCGACCAGGTTCACCAAGACCATGCTCACCACCACCGCTGTCATCAGCTACACCAACGGCAAGGGCCCCGCATCGCCTGATATCCCAGAGGCTCCGGTCGGGTGGGCCTGGTCGCTCAATCAGTTCCGGACATTCCGCTGGAACCTCACAGCAAGTGCTGCAAGGCCCAACCCTCAGGGCTCATACCATTATGGTCAGATCAACATTACCCGTACCATTAAGCTGATCAACTCAGCCGGCAAGGTCAATGGCAAGCTTAGGTACGCTATCAACGGCGTTTCCCACACTGAGCCGGACACGCCATTGAAACTTGCGGAGTATTATGAAGTTCCAAATAAGGTGTTCAAATACGACATCATTCCGGATTCTCCACCGCAAACCATAGGAGCCAAGATCACTACAGAGCCCAATGTCGCTAACCTGACCCACCGCAACTACATCGAGATCATTCTAGAAAATCACGAGAAGAGCTTACAGTCGTGGCACCTCGGTGGATATTCATTCTTTGCTGTAGC GATCGAGCCGGGGAGGTGGACACCGGACAAGAGGAAAAACTATAACAACCTCGATGCAGTGAGCAGGCACACGATCCAGGTCTTCCCCAAGTCTTGGGCAGCCATCATGACGACCTTCGACAACTGTGGGATGTGGAACCTGAGGTCGGAGTTGATCGAGAGACGCTACCTCGGGCAGCAGATGTACTTCAGCGTCGTATCCCCGGAACGGTCCTTGCTGGATGAGTACAACATGCCCGACAACGCCCTGCTATGCGGCATTGTTAAGGACATGCCCAAGCCTGCGCCGTACACCATATAA
- the LOC116210169 gene encoding L-ascorbate oxidase homolog: MDRLTFVSLLCLVAATTVARAEDPYLFFTWNVTYGTISPLGVPQQGILINGQFPGPNINSTSNNNIVINVFNFLDEPFLFTWNGIQHRKNSWQDGVLGTNCPIPPGKNFTYHFQVKDQIGSYFYYPTTAVHRAAGGFGGLRVNSRLLIPVPYADPEDDYTILIGDWYTKSHKQLKALLDGGRTLARPDGVLINGKSGKGNKDEPLFTMKPGKTYKYRICNVGLKNSLNFRFQDHPMKLVEMEGSHVVQNDYDSLDVHVGQCYSVLVTADKEPKDYYAVASTRFTKQVITATGIIRYTNGKGPASPELPPAPEGWAWSLNQFRSFRWNLTASAARPNPQGSYHYGQINITRTIKLVNSATKLNGKLRYAINGVSHLNSETPLKLAEYFGAADKVFKYNVISDDPKEVNLVTVESNVLNVTFRTFVEIILENHEKSIQSWHLDGYSFFAVAVEPGRWTPEKRATYNLLDAVSRHTIQVFPKSWAAILLTFDNAGMWNLRSELPERRYLGQELYISVISPERSLRDEYNMPDNTQLCGAVLNLPKPAPYTI, encoded by the exons ATGGATAGGCTGACGTTCGTGTCGCTCCTATGCCTCGTGGCCGCCACCACGGTCGCCCGGGCCGAGGACCCTTACCTCTTCTTCACATGGAACGTCACCTACGGCACCATCTCTCCTTTAGGAGTCCCGCAGCAGGGCATTCTCATTAACGGCCAGTTCCCCGGCCCCAACATCAACTCCACCTCCAATAATAACATCGTCATCAATGTCTTTAACTTCCTTGACGAGCCCTTCCTCTTCACCTG GAACGGCATCCAGCACAGGAAGAACTCGTGGCAAGATGGTGTGCTCGGAACCAACTGCCCGATCCCTCCCGGGAAGAACTTCACGTATCACTTCCAGGTCAAGGATCAGATCGGCAGCTACTTCTACTACCCCACCACCGCCGTGCACCGTGCGGCTGGTGGATTTGGTGGCCTCCGTGTGAACAGCCGTCTGCTGATCCCTGTCCCTTATGCTGATCCCGAGGATGATTACACCATCCTCATTGGCGACTGGTACACCAAGTCCCACAAGCAGCTCAAGGCCTTGTTGGATGGCGGCCGGACCCTCGCCAGGCCTGATGGTGTCCTCATCAATGGGAAATCTGGAAAGGGCAACAAGGACGAGCCCCTCTTCACCATGAAGCCGGGCAAGACCTACAAGTACAGGATCTGCAACGTCGGCCTTAAGAACTCCCTCAACTTCAGGTTCCAGGACCACCCGATGAAGTTGGTGGAGATGGAAGGTTCTCACGTTGTCCAGAACGACTACGACTCCCTTGACGTCCACGTCGGCCAGTGCTACTCTGTCCTCGTGACCGCTGACAAGGAGCCCAAGGACTACTATGCTGTGGCTTCCACCAGGTTCACCAAGCAGGTGATCACCGCCACCGGCATCATCCGCTACACCAACGGAAAGGGACCTGCCTCCCCCGAGCTCCCCCCAGCACCAGAGGGCTGGGCCTGGTCTCTCAATCAGTTCCGCTCCTTCCGCTGGAACCTGACCGCTAGTGCGGCCAGGCCCAACCCCCAGGGTTCTTACCACTACGGCCAGATCAACATCACCCGCACCATCAAGCTCGTCAACTCAGCCACCAAGCTGAATGGCAAGCTCAGGTATGCCATCAACGGGGTCTCGCACCTGAATTCCGAGACCCCACTCAAGCTTGCCGAGTACTTTGGCGCCGCTGACAAGGTCTTCAAGTACAACGTCATCTCCGACGACCCGAAGGAGGTCAACTTGGTAACTGTGGAGTCCAACGTGCTGAACGTCACCTTCCGCACCTTCGTCGAGATCATCTTGGAGAACCATGAGAAGAGCATCCAGTCGTGGCACCTTGATGGATATTCTTTCTTCGCCGTCGC GGTTGAGCCAGGGAGGTGGACCCCGGAGAAGAGGGCAACCTACAACCTCCTTGACGCTGTCAGCAGGCACACGATCCAGGTCTTCCCCAAGTCGTGGGCCGCCATCCTATTGACATTCGACAATGCTGGGATGTGGAACTTGAGGTCCGAGCTGCCCGAGAGGAGGTACCTGGGCCAGGAGCTCTACATCAGCGTTATCTCACCAGAACGCTCTCTCAGGGATGAGTACAACATGCCCGACAATACCCAGCTCTGCGGGGCTGTCCTCAACTTGCCCAAGCCCGCCCCTTACACTATCTAA